One Larus michahellis chromosome 11, bLarMic1.1, whole genome shotgun sequence genomic region harbors:
- the THG1L gene encoding putative tRNA(His) guanylyltransferase isoform X3 gives MTHVVSQFASSYVFYWKDYFKDQQLLYPPGFDGRIVLYPSNQNLKDYLSWRQADCHINNLYNTVFWMLVQRSGLTPVQAQDRLQGTLAGDKNEILFSEFNINYNNEPLMYRKGTVLIWQKINEVMTKKIKLPKETEEKEVEVTRTRTKVVPLHCDIIGDQFWEEYPEILAEDS, from the exons ATGACTCATGTGGTCTCCCAGTTTGCCTCAAGTTACGTTTTCTATTGGAAGGATTACTTTAAGGACCAGCAACTTCTGTACCCACCGGGATTTGATGGACGAATTGTGTTGTATCCCAGCAACCAAAATTTAAAGGACTACCTCAGCTGGAGACAAGCAGATT gcCATATTAATAATCTTTATAATACAGTGTTTTGGATGCTTGTACAACGAAGTGGTTTGACGCCAGTGCAAGCACAGGATAGACTCCAG GGAACTTTGGCTGGAGATAAgaatgaaatcttattttctgaatTCAACATCAACTACAACAATGAACCTTTGATGTATAGAAAAGGAACTGTCTTAATTTGGCAGAAG ATTAATGAAGTCATgactaagaaaataaaactgccaAAGGAAACGGAAGAAAAGGAAGTGGAAGTTACCCGGACTAGGACTAAAGTTGTTCCCCTGCACTGTGACATTATTGGGGACCAGTTCTGGGAGGAATATCCTGAGATCCTGGCTGAGGATAGTTGA
- the THG1L gene encoding putative tRNA(His) guanylyltransferase isoform X2 has translation MTKCAQTVMQELEDIAIAYGQSDEYSFVFKKKSRWFKRRASKFMTHVVSQFASSYVFYWKDYFKDQQLLYPPGFDGRIVLYPSNQNLKDYLSWRQADCHINNLYNTVFWMLVQRSGLTPVQAQDRLQGTLAGDKNEILFSEFNINYNNEPLMYRKGTVLIWQKINEVMTKKIKLPKETEEKEVEVTRTRTKVVPLHCDIIGDQFWEEYPEILAEDS, from the exons ATGACCAAATGTGCCCAGACAGTGATGCAAGAATTGGAGGATATTGCTATTGCTTATGGACAGAGTGATGAAtatagttttgttttcaaaaagaagagTAGATGGTTTAAAAGAAGAGCAAG TAAGTTCATGACTCATGTGGTCTCCCAGTTTGCCTCAAGTTACGTTTTCTATTGGAAGGATTACTTTAAGGACCAGCAACTTCTGTACCCACCGGGATTTGATGGACGAATTGTGTTGTATCCCAGCAACCAAAATTTAAAGGACTACCTCAGCTGGAGACAAGCAGATT gcCATATTAATAATCTTTATAATACAGTGTTTTGGATGCTTGTACAACGAAGTGGTTTGACGCCAGTGCAAGCACAGGATAGACTCCAG GGAACTTTGGCTGGAGATAAgaatgaaatcttattttctgaatTCAACATCAACTACAACAATGAACCTTTGATGTATAGAAAAGGAACTGTCTTAATTTGGCAGAAG ATTAATGAAGTCATgactaagaaaataaaactgccaAAGGAAACGGAAGAAAAGGAAGTGGAAGTTACCCGGACTAGGACTAAAGTTGTTCCCCTGCACTGTGACATTATTGGGGACCAGTTCTGGGAGGAATATCCTGAGATCCTGGCTGAGGATAGTTGA
- the THG1L gene encoding putative tRNA(His) guanylyltransferase isoform X1, with protein MLGWRRAASAISAGCVRRLSMAKSKFEYVRDFEADDTCLPNCWIVVRLDGRNFHRFSEQHEFKKPNDDRALNLMTKCAQTVMQELEDIAIAYGQSDEYSFVFKKKSRWFKRRASKFMTHVVSQFASSYVFYWKDYFKDQQLLYPPGFDGRIVLYPSNQNLKDYLSWRQADCHINNLYNTVFWMLVQRSGLTPVQAQDRLQGTLAGDKNEILFSEFNINYNNEPLMYRKGTVLIWQKINEVMTKKIKLPKETEEKEVEVTRTRTKVVPLHCDIIGDQFWEEYPEILAEDS; from the exons ATGCTGGGGTGGCGGCGGGCGGCATCAGCCATCTCTGCGGGCTGCGTGCGCCGCCTCTCCATGGCCAAGAGCAAGTTCGAGTATGTGCGGGACTTCGAGGCGGACGACACCTGTCTGCCCAACTGCTGGATAGTGGTCCGGCTGGACGGCCGCAACTTCCACAG GTTTTCTGAGCAGCATGAGTTCAAAAAGCCAAATGATGACCGTGCTCTTAATCTGATGACCAAATGTGCCCAGACAGTGATGCAAGAATTGGAGGATATTGCTATTGCTTATGGACAGAGTGATGAAtatagttttgttttcaaaaagaagagTAGATGGTTTAAAAGAAGAGCAAG TAAGTTCATGACTCATGTGGTCTCCCAGTTTGCCTCAAGTTACGTTTTCTATTGGAAGGATTACTTTAAGGACCAGCAACTTCTGTACCCACCGGGATTTGATGGACGAATTGTGTTGTATCCCAGCAACCAAAATTTAAAGGACTACCTCAGCTGGAGACAAGCAGATT gcCATATTAATAATCTTTATAATACAGTGTTTTGGATGCTTGTACAACGAAGTGGTTTGACGCCAGTGCAAGCACAGGATAGACTCCAG GGAACTTTGGCTGGAGATAAgaatgaaatcttattttctgaatTCAACATCAACTACAACAATGAACCTTTGATGTATAGAAAAGGAACTGTCTTAATTTGGCAGAAG ATTAATGAAGTCATgactaagaaaataaaactgccaAAGGAAACGGAAGAAAAGGAAGTGGAAGTTACCCGGACTAGGACTAAAGTTGTTCCCCTGCACTGTGACATTATTGGGGACCAGTTCTGGGAGGAATATCCTGAGATCCTGGCTGAGGATAGTTGA
- the LSM11 gene encoding U7 snRNA-associated Sm-like protein LSm11, which produces MEEDEGAAGGAEQRRPRRRPGAERSPSPSRLDVSSSRFDPLLALYSASTPLPFPAAPCFNNLAEYESFQRGLLRPRGRRSATSRRGPPAAARRGPPAADPERIQRLRSLMVNAGPEQEAAEGGATARRRRAPRNVLTRMPLHEGSPLGELHRCVRDGVKINVHIRTFKGLRGVCTGFLVAFDKFWNMALTDVDETYRKPVMGKAFYAEPQLTLTRLFDRLKLQESSGKKGADSKTVSEELALTNDSQTLALKAGSGRARAEDEHERQKRLGRAGEKKMPGDSLHLAARGEADVGSGTARTEGASAAGTRARSQSRKKRRPKVDYQQVETMIPYGILKENGKAAETANCENTLEFLKMCISRILSRCTNGNV; this is translated from the exons atggaggaggacgagggggctgcgggaggcgcGGAGCAGCGgcgcccccgccgccgtcccggcgCCGagcgctcccccagccccagccgcctGGACGTGAGCTCCAGCCGCTTCGACCCGCTGCTGGCGCTGTACTCCGCCAGCACGCCGctgcccttccccgccgccccctgctTCAACAACCTCGCCGAGTACGAGAGCTTCCAACGCGGCCTGCTCCGACCGCGCGGCCGCCGCTCCGCTACCTcccgccgcggcccgcccgccgccgcccgccgcggcccgcccgccgccgacCCCGAGCGCATCCAGCGCCTCCGCAGCCTCATGGTCAACGCGGGCCCCGAGCAGGAGGCGGCCGAGGGCGGCGCgacggcccggcggcggcgggcgccgcgGAACGTCCTCACCAGGATGCCCC tCCACGAAGGCAGCCCATTGGGGGAACTTCATCGCTGTGTCCGAGATGGTGTAAAAATCAATGTCCATATCCGCACTTTCAAAGGGCTTCGTGGAGTCTGCACAGGGTTTTTGGTTGCATTTGACAAGTTCTGGAATATG gcCCTGACAGATGTGGATGAGACATACAGGAAACCAGTAATGGGCAAAGCTTTCTACGCAGAACCTCAGCTCACACTAACCCGG CTGTTTGACAGACTCAAACTGCAGGAGTCCTCAGGAAAGAAGGGCGCTGACTCAAAGACTGTCTCAGAGGAGCTAGCCCTGACAAATGACTCTCAGACACTGGCATTGAAAGCTGGATCAGGACGAGCGAGAGCAGAAGATGAGCACGAGAGGCAGAAGCgcttgggcagagctggagaaaagaagatGCCAGGTGACAGTTTGCATCTGGCTGCCAGAGGTGAAGCTGATGTGGGTAGCGGGACTGCCCGCACAGAGGGTGCCAGTGCTGCTGGTACCCGTGCAAGAAGCCAGTCACGGAAAAAAAGGCGGCCCAAAGTGGATTATCAACAG GTGGAAACAATGATTCCATACGGaatcttgaaagaaaatggaaaggcagcagagacagcaaactGCGAAAACACTCTTGAGTTTCTGAAAATGTGTATCTCCAG GATATTATCAAGATGCACAAATGGAAATGTATGA
- the SOX30 gene encoding transcription factor SOX-30, with the protein MERGARAAPLRSGAPRETPSGLRRPTPPPTPQGEAEVPLRVVRVKMEKPEPAEGNVPRCRGDSRESGGDFRRFPAPWWGKEESHVTIKKEGEQEGGGRESPKEVKVPEKRGNGKEPWRGADVKAEPPHEAFEACGVKEEKGVAPVGSLCGPAHASPGDHKTQQNGGLGILPEDLKIPVVFHPLPPGTRIQIQGPLPSELIHVTKVPVKQVPLKMQSLLEPSVKIETKNVPLTVLPSDSGMPDTPFSKDKNGHVKRPMNAFMVWARIHRPALAKANPAANNAEISVQLGLEWSKLTEEQKQPYYDEAQKIKQRHREEFPGWVYQPRPGKRKRFPLPVSGVFSGTSQSIITTSPAGICPFQSPAYSVVIPNVKNSIGHPVCEAPSAIRLPASSIQHAGPVTLFQTTSARTPSVAVPAPTLPLRPIISPQHFAEPAQAEALDGLNCSLKRRTPVFIESRNPSNITTTNSRFSVSTSEPPKEYPGVSIFPRGVPLPQATPFLHSRLYESPPIGQTASLFGVPPRFPFYHPYFVPGPHYFPSSTCPFSRPPFGCGNFSSSVSQCLGCYEDRYQRQEVMFSALDGNYPFKEYSEEHIREDHRSCESLEVVSCYSSCNEERYLSPLPQLDVGELEEVLSATPSTPSSIHLINVIDSDEEDEVKLLREL; encoded by the exons ATGGAGCGGGGCGCCAGGGCGGCACCGCTCCGCTCCGGGGCTCCTCGGGAGACCCCATCGGGCCTCCGCCGCCCCACGCCGCCGCCCACCCCGCAGGGGGAGGCCGAGGTCCCCCTCAGGGTGGTGCGCGTCAAAATGGAGAAACCCGAGCCGGCGGAGGGAAACGTCCCCAGATGCCGCGGGGACAGCAGAGAGTCGGGGGGTGATTTCAGGCGCTTCCCAGCTCCATGGTGGGGGAAAGAAGAGTCCCACGTCACCATCAAGAAagaaggggagcaggaagggggtGGCAGAGAAAGCCCCAAGGAGGTGAAGGTGCCGGAGAAGAGGGGGAACGGGAAGGAGCCCTGGAGAGGAGCTGATGTCAAAGCGGAGCCGCCTCATGAGGCCTTTGAGGCCTGCggggtgaaggaggaaaagggTGTTGCCCCGGTGGGCTCCCTGTGTGGGCCTGCTCATGCCAGCCCAGGTGACCACAAGACGCAGCAGAATGGGGGGCTTGGGATCCTTCCTGAAGATCTGAAGATCCCAGTTGTGTTTCACCCCTTACCTCCTGGGACCCGCATACAGATCCAAGGCCCTCTGCCGTCAGAGCTGATCCATGTGACTAAAGTGCCAGTGAAACAAGTGCCGCTTAAAATGCAGTCTTTACTGGAGCCTTCAGTAAAGATTGAAACTAAAAATGTTCCCCTCACAGTACTGCCCTCCGATTCAG GTATGCCAGATACTCCATTTAGCaaggacaaaaatggccatgtaaaGCGTCCAATGAACGCATTTATGGTGTGGGCTAGGATTCATCGGCCTGCCCTAGCGAAAGCTAACCCAGCTGCCAATAATGCAGAAATCAGTGTTCAGCTTGGACTGGAGTGGAGCAAACTGACTGAAGAGCAGAAACAGCCCTATTATGATGAAgcccagaaaataaaacaaaggcacAGAGAGGAATTTCCTG GTTGGGTTTATCAACCACGACCAGGCAAAAGGAAGCGTTTCCCACTGCCTGTCTCTGGTGTATTTTCCGGCACTTCTCAGAGTATCATCACTACAAGTCCAGCTGGCATTTGTCCCTTCCAGTCACCTGCTTACTCTGTTGTCATCCCCAATGTTAAGAACAGTATTGGACATCCAGTCT GTGAAGCTCCTTCTGCCATCCGTCTGCCGGCTTCTTCCATTCAACATGCTGGTCCAGTTACTCTTTTCCAGACTACCAGTGCAAGAACCCCATCAGTGGCTGTTCCAGCTCCAACCCTGCCCTTGCGCCCTATAATTTCACCACAGCACTTTGCTGAACCTGCTCAGGCAGAAGCTCTTGATGGGCTCAATTGCTCTCTGAAGAGACGTACACCAGTTTTCATTGAGAGCAGAAATCCAAGTAACATAACCACCACTAACAGCAGATTTTCTGTCTCTACTAGTGAGCCCCCAAAGGAGTACCCAGGGGTTTCTATTTTTCCTAGAGGTGTACCTCTTCCCCAAGCTACCCCTTTTCTTCACTCACGTCTCTATGAGTCTCCTCCCATTGGTCAGACAGCCAGTCTGTTCGGAGTACCTCCTCGGTTTCCATTTTACCACCCTTATTTTGTACCTGGACCTCACTATTTCCCTTCAAG CACATGCCCATTCAGCCGACCTCCATTTGGCTGCGGGAATTTCTCCAGCTCAGTGTCTCAATGCCTTGGCTGTTATGAAGACAGGTACCAAAGACAGGAGGTGATGTTTTCAGCTCTGGACGGAAACTATCCTTTCAAGGAATACTCAGAAGAACATATACGTGAGGACCACCGCAGCTGTGAGAGCCTTGAAGTAGTGTCCTGTTACAGCAGCTGCAACGAGGAGCGGTATTTAAGCCCCCTACCGCAGCTGGACGTTGGAGAGTTGGAGGAGGTTTTGTCAGCCACCCCATCTACTCCCTCCAGCATCCACCTAATCAACGTAATTGACAGCGACGAGGAAGACGAAGTAAAGTTGTTGCGagaattgtaa